In the genome of Acidimicrobiales bacterium, one region contains:
- the atpE gene encoding ATP synthase F0 subunit C has product MAGAIIGAGLAIGGGAIGAGIGDGLAGSQTIAGVARQPETQSRLFTIMFLTVGLVEAAYFINLAFAALFIFSLANQ; this is encoded by the coding sequence CTGGCCGGGGCCATCATTGGCGCCGGACTGGCGATCGGCGGGGGCGCCATCGGCGCCGGCATCGGCGACGGCCTGGCGGGCAGCCAGACGATCGCCGGGGTTGCCCGGCAGCCCGAGACCCAGAGCCGGCTGTTCACGATCATGTTCCTGACCGTGGGCCTGGTGGAGGCCGCCTACTTCATCAACCTGGCCTTCGCCGCCCTGTTCATCTTCTCGCTGGCCAACCAGTAG
- the atpF gene encoding F0F1 ATP synthase subunit B, producing MLLAASNGSSNNFLLPNMTFFVELLAFLIILGLIAKYILPPIKRAMEQRQAEIESALEQGEEAKRRLLAADQEYQAKLEAARQEARAVIERSNRMAEQLREEARHKGQEEYERAVARAEADIQRATERAREELRLQVADLVIAAAQRVIGEELDADRHRALIEEAIASVSTGEAAGAGPR from the coding sequence ATGTTGTTGGCAGCGTCGAACGGCAGCAGCAACAACTTCCTGCTCCCGAACATGACCTTCTTCGTCGAGCTGCTCGCCTTCCTCATCATCCTTGGCCTGATCGCCAAGTACATCCTCCCCCCGATCAAGCGCGCCATGGAGCAGCGCCAGGCCGAGATCGAGAGCGCCCTCGAGCAGGGCGAGGAGGCCAAGCGGCGATTGCTGGCCGCCGACCAGGAGTACCAGGCCAAGCTCGAAGCGGCCCGGCAGGAGGCCCGAGCCGTCATCGAGCGGTCCAATCGCATGGCAGAGCAGCTCCGCGAGGAGGCCCGCCACAAGGGCCAGGAGGAGTACGAGCGGGCGGTCGCCCGGGCCGAGGCGGACATCCAGCGGGCCACCGAGCGAGCCCGAGAGGAGCTGCGGCTCCAGGTGGCCGACCTGGTGATCGCAGCCGCCCAGCGGGTCATCGGTGAAGAACTGGATGCCGATCGGCACCGGGCCCTGATCGAGGAGGCCATCGCCAGCGTCAGTACCGGTGAGGCCGCCGGCGCCGGTCCCCGATGA
- the atpH gene encoding ATP synthase F1 subunit delta: MRNLVWGYASAVLETARDRDRLEQVGSELAGFARALERAPDLLKVLTDPAVPVHTRRAVVEDLLLPRVSGETVRLVSYATAAERATDLPSVVDELAHRVEAETGEAEPPLEPPAGRSAIRERLHGYATAVFEEVEAEGEAALEECEDELFRLARVIEGSDELGSVVTDPDVPVVTRLAIVEDLLAGRVQPLTQRLVRYAVRTGRGRDLVATLDWLVDRAAAERNLKVADVRAAVDLDEDQKSRLAEALSRVAGRSVEVRVIPDPSLIAGMVAVVGDLLVDGSVRHRLEQLKIDLSKPDTMTGTTGERR, from the coding sequence GTGAGGAATCTGGTCTGGGGCTACGCGAGCGCGGTGCTCGAGACCGCGCGCGACCGGGATCGGCTGGAGCAGGTCGGCAGCGAGCTGGCCGGCTTCGCCCGCGCCCTGGAGCGGGCGCCCGATCTGTTGAAAGTCCTGACGGACCCGGCCGTGCCCGTGCACACCCGCCGGGCCGTGGTGGAGGATCTCCTGTTGCCGCGCGTCAGCGGGGAGACGGTGCGGCTCGTCTCCTACGCCACAGCCGCCGAGCGGGCAACCGATCTGCCGTCGGTGGTCGACGAGCTGGCCCACCGGGTGGAAGCCGAGACAGGTGAGGCCGAGCCGCCGCTCGAGCCTCCCGCCGGCCGGTCGGCCATCAGGGAGCGCCTCCACGGCTACGCCACGGCGGTCTTCGAGGAGGTCGAGGCCGAAGGCGAGGCGGCCCTCGAGGAGTGCGAGGACGAGCTGTTCCGCCTGGCCCGGGTGATCGAGGGCTCCGACGAGCTGGGCTCGGTCGTGACCGATCCCGATGTGCCGGTGGTCACCCGCCTGGCCATCGTCGAGGACCTGCTGGCCGGCCGGGTCCAGCCCCTGACTCAGCGGCTCGTCCGCTACGCCGTTCGCACGGGACGGGGCCGGGACCTGGTGGCCACGCTGGACTGGCTGGTTGACCGGGCCGCGGCAGAGCGTAATCTCAAGGTGGCGGATGTGCGCGCCGCCGTCGACCTGGACGAGGACCAGAAGTCGCGACTGGCCGAGGCCCTCAGCCGGGTGGCCGGGCGTTCCGTCGAGGTTCGCGTGATCCCCGACCCGTCGCTGATCGCCGGCATGGTGGCGGTCGTTGGAGACCTGCTGGTGGACGGCAGTGTCCGCCACCGCCTCGAGCAGCTGAAGATCGACCTTTCGAAGCCGGACACGATGACTGGAACCACAGGAGAGCGCCGCTGA
- the atpA gene encoding F0F1 ATP synthase subunit alpha → MAELAINSADIAAVLRRHLEDETLGVTTEQVGRISEVGDGIARVTGLPGAEVNELLEFEGGVMGLALNLDEESIGAVVLGEVTHLEEEQLVRSTGRILSVPVGDGLLGRVVNALGEPIDGRGAVASDQYRRLEIQAPGIVDRQPVNQPLQTGIKAIDSMTPIGRGQRELIIGDRKTGKTSIAVDTIINQRGQGVKCIYVAVGQKGSTVAQTVATLEEHGAMEYTVVVNAPASDPAPFKYLAPYAGCAMGMHWMEHGDDALIVYDDLSKQAEAYRQISLLLRRPPGREAYPGDVFYLHSRLLERAAKLNDKRGGGSLTALPVIETKAGDISAYIPTNVISITDGQIFLITELFYAGVRPAIDVGISVSRVGGQAQVKAMKAVAGTLRLDLAQFRELESFATFGSELDKVSQAQLDRGYRLTEILKQPLNAPVPVEEQVVAIYAGSNGFVDDIPVTAVQRFEQELIAFLRGHESGVLEQIREKGTLPDEETLNKAIADFKEGFDPGVGDETIEGSDRSRTASSGAGQGGTAADERDGAGADTASRDADSEQAAGR, encoded by the coding sequence ATGGCCGAGCTCGCGATCAATTCCGCCGACATCGCCGCCGTGCTGCGCCGCCATCTCGAGGACGAGACCTTGGGCGTCACCACCGAGCAGGTGGGGCGTATCAGCGAGGTGGGCGACGGGATCGCCCGGGTCACGGGTCTGCCGGGGGCGGAGGTGAACGAGCTGCTCGAGTTCGAGGGCGGCGTCATGGGCCTGGCCCTCAACCTCGACGAAGAGTCGATCGGTGCCGTCGTCCTCGGCGAGGTCACCCACCTGGAGGAGGAGCAGCTGGTCCGCTCGACCGGCCGCATCCTGTCGGTGCCCGTCGGCGACGGGCTGCTCGGCCGGGTCGTCAACGCCCTCGGCGAGCCCATCGACGGCCGCGGCGCCGTCGCCAGCGACCAGTACCGCCGCCTCGAGATCCAGGCCCCCGGGATCGTCGACCGCCAGCCGGTCAATCAGCCCCTCCAGACCGGCATCAAGGCCATCGACTCGATGACCCCGATCGGCCGCGGGCAGCGGGAGCTGATCATCGGCGACCGCAAGACGGGCAAGACCTCCATCGCCGTGGACACGATCATCAACCAGCGCGGCCAGGGGGTGAAGTGCATCTACGTTGCGGTGGGCCAGAAGGGCTCGACCGTCGCCCAGACCGTCGCCACCCTCGAGGAGCACGGCGCCATGGAGTACACCGTGGTCGTCAACGCGCCCGCTTCTGATCCCGCGCCGTTCAAGTACCTCGCCCCCTACGCCGGGTGCGCCATGGGCATGCACTGGATGGAACACGGCGATGACGCCCTCATCGTCTACGACGACCTGTCCAAGCAGGCCGAGGCCTACCGGCAGATCTCATTGCTCCTGCGCCGGCCGCCGGGACGGGAGGCCTATCCCGGTGACGTCTTCTACTTGCACAGCCGGCTCCTGGAGCGGGCGGCCAAGCTCAATGACAAGCGAGGAGGCGGCTCGCTCACGGCGCTCCCCGTGATCGAGACCAAGGCCGGTGACATCTCGGCCTACATCCCGACCAACGTGATCTCGATCACCGACGGGCAGATCTTCCTCATCACCGAGCTGTTCTACGCGGGTGTACGACCGGCCATCGACGTCGGCATCTCGGTTTCCCGGGTCGGCGGTCAAGCTCAGGTCAAGGCCATGAAGGCCGTGGCCGGGACCTTGCGCCTCGATCTGGCCCAGTTCCGGGAGCTGGAGTCGTTCGCCACGTTCGGCTCGGAGCTTGACAAGGTGTCCCAGGCACAGCTGGACCGGGGTTACCGGCTGACCGAGATCCTCAAGCAGCCCCTCAACGCCCCGGTGCCCGTCGAGGAGCAGGTGGTCGCCATCTACGCAGGGTCCAACGGCTTCGTCGACGACATCCCCGTGACCGCGGTGCAGCGGTTCGAGCAGGAGCTCATCGCCTTCCTGCGGGGCCACGAATCGGGCGTGCTCGAGCAGATCCGCGAGAAGGGCACGCTGCCCGACGAGGAGACCCTGAACAAGGCCATCGCCGACTTCAAGGAAGGCTTCGATCCCGGCGTCGGGGACGAGACGATCGAGGGAAGCGACCGCTCGAGGACCGCCTCGAGCGGAGCCGGGCAGGGCGGCACCGCGGCTGACGAGCGCGACGGCGCCGGTGCCGACACGGCATCGCGCGACGCGGACTCCGAGCAGGCGGCGGGCCGCTAG
- the atpG gene encoding ATP synthase F1 subunit gamma, producing MAGSQERVLRRRIRSIQSTRKTTRAMELIAASRIVRAQQRIAGGRPYVERIDSLASDLVGAPGTGHHRLIEPPDPLRRVALVVITSDRGLCGAYNTQVLRTVERVLAEHRSEDHERMLVTVGRRGLSYLRFRGYDIEHTVLGITDRPTYLDARQVADLVVGPFVDGEVDQIELVSTRFVSAGTQRVEHRVVVPVPAHLRTEPEAGGEAGGDTEGRVDYDAEPSEEEILDRLLPSLIEAQLFLALLEASASEHASRQRAMKAATDNADDLVTNLRRVMNRARQDTITTEIMDIVGGAEALRQVGNGHETEPREPRSTTT from the coding sequence ATGGCCGGCAGTCAGGAGCGTGTCCTCAGGCGACGGATCAGGAGCATCCAGTCGACCAGAAAGACCACGCGCGCCATGGAGCTGATCGCCGCCTCCCGCATCGTGCGGGCACAGCAGCGCATCGCCGGAGGGCGGCCCTACGTGGAGCGCATCGACTCGCTCGCGTCGGATCTCGTCGGCGCCCCTGGGACGGGGCACCACCGTCTCATCGAGCCGCCCGACCCGCTGCGGCGGGTGGCGCTGGTGGTGATCACCTCGGATCGAGGCCTGTGCGGCGCCTACAACACGCAGGTGCTCAGGACGGTCGAGCGGGTGCTGGCCGAGCACCGGTCGGAGGATCATGAGCGCATGCTGGTGACGGTGGGTCGGCGGGGCCTTAGCTACCTGCGGTTCCGGGGCTACGACATCGAGCACACCGTGCTGGGGATCACCGATCGGCCCACGTACCTGGATGCGCGGCAGGTCGCCGACCTGGTCGTGGGGCCGTTCGTGGACGGCGAGGTCGATCAGATCGAGCTCGTCTCCACCCGGTTCGTCTCCGCCGGCACCCAACGGGTGGAGCATCGTGTCGTCGTTCCCGTCCCCGCTCACCTCCGCACCGAGCCGGAGGCCGGCGGCGAGGCCGGGGGCGACACCGAGGGGCGGGTCGACTACGACGCCGAGCCCTCCGAGGAGGAGATCCTCGACCGTCTGCTGCCGAGCCTGATCGAGGCACAGCTGTTCCTGGCCCTGCTGGAAGCGTCGGCATCCGAGCACGCGTCACGACAGCGAGCCATGAAGGCCGCCACCGACAACGCCGACGACCTCGTCACCAACTTGCGGCGGGTCATGAACCGGGCCCGCCAGGACACCATCACGACCGAGATCATGGACATCGTCGGCGGAGCCGAGGCGCTGCGCCAGGTCGGCAACGGCCACGAGACCGAACCGCGCGAACCCAGGAGCACGACCACATGA
- the atpD gene encoding F0F1 ATP synthase subunit beta, translating to MTTVSNETDVKRADGRVVAIAGPVVDVEFPPNALPEINTAVDMDLELEGERITVTAEVAQQIGGGRVRCICFKPTDGLARGTTVRNTGRGVTVPVGSAVLGHVFNVVGQPLDTDSIGEPEDHWEIHREPPQFEDLEPSVQMLETGIKVIDLLEPYVQGGKIGLFGGAGVGKTVLIQEMIYRVAEQHGGVSVFAGVGERTREGTDLWIEMQETGVIEKTALVYGQMDEPPGVRLRVGLSALTMAEYFRDVKNQDVLLFVDNIFRFVQAGSEVSTLLGRMPSAVGYQPTLADEMGELQERITSTRGHSITSMQAVYVPADDYTDPAPFTTFTHLDATTNLSRDVFAKGIFPAVDP from the coding sequence ATGACCACCGTCAGCAACGAGACCGACGTCAAGCGGGCGGACGGCCGCGTCGTCGCCATCGCCGGGCCCGTCGTCGACGTGGAGTTCCCGCCCAACGCGCTTCCCGAGATCAACACTGCGGTCGACATGGATCTAGAGCTCGAAGGCGAGCGCATCACGGTGACTGCCGAGGTGGCCCAGCAGATCGGCGGCGGCCGGGTGCGCTGCATCTGCTTCAAGCCGACCGATGGCCTGGCCCGCGGGACGACGGTGCGCAACACGGGCCGCGGCGTCACCGTTCCGGTCGGGAGCGCCGTCCTCGGACACGTGTTCAACGTGGTCGGCCAGCCCCTCGACACCGATTCCATCGGTGAGCCCGAGGATCACTGGGAGATCCACCGCGAGCCGCCGCAGTTCGAGGACCTGGAGCCGAGCGTCCAGATGCTCGAGACCGGCATCAAGGTCATCGACCTGCTCGAACCCTACGTCCAGGGCGGCAAGATCGGCCTCTTCGGCGGGGCAGGCGTGGGCAAGACCGTTCTCATCCAGGAGATGATCTACCGGGTTGCCGAACAGCACGGCGGGGTCTCGGTCTTCGCCGGTGTCGGCGAGCGAACCCGTGAGGGAACCGACCTCTGGATCGAGATGCAGGAGACCGGTGTCATCGAGAAGACCGCCCTGGTCTACGGCCAGATGGACGAGCCTCCCGGCGTGCGCCTGAGGGTGGGGTTGTCGGCTCTGACCATGGCGGAGTACTTCCGCGATGTCAAGAACCAGGACGTGCTGCTGTTCGTCGACAACATCTTCCGCTTCGTCCAGGCGGGATCCGAGGTCTCCACCCTGCTCGGGCGGATGCCCTCGGCGGTCGGATACCAGCCCACCCTGGCCGACGAGATGGGCGAGCTCCAGGAGCGGATCACCTCGACCCGGGGTCACTCGATCACTTCCATGCAGGCCGTGTACGTGCCGGCCGACGACTACACCGACCCCGCCCCCTTCACCACCTTCACCCACCTCGACGCCACGACCAACCTGTCCCGGGACGTGTTCGCCAAGGGCATCTTCCCGGCCGTGGACCCG